In Agromyces sp. G08B096, a genomic segment contains:
- a CDS encoding YbaK/EbsC family protein encodes MTTPSHPAVDRVTDALRAAGVEPRITWFDDAVTTAQLAADALGIEVGQIANSLVFTLDDEPILVLTSGRHRVDTEWLGAELGGVIGRASKETVKAATGQVIGGVAPVGHPAPVRTFVDVALADYPEVWAAAGHAKTVFPTTFDELVRITGGTPRAVEPAEAGARETGAA; translated from the coding sequence ATGACCACGCCGTCCCACCCCGCCGTCGACCGTGTCACCGATGCCCTCCGCGCCGCCGGCGTCGAGCCCCGCATCACCTGGTTCGACGACGCCGTGACGACCGCGCAGCTCGCCGCCGACGCCCTCGGCATCGAGGTGGGCCAGATCGCCAACTCGCTCGTCTTCACGCTCGACGACGAGCCGATCCTCGTGCTCACGTCGGGTCGGCACCGCGTCGACACCGAGTGGCTCGGCGCCGAGCTCGGCGGCGTGATCGGGCGCGCGTCGAAGGAGACCGTGAAGGCCGCGACCGGTCAGGTCATCGGCGGCGTGGCTCCCGTGGGGCACCCTGCACCGGTGCGCACGTTCGTGGATGTCGCGCTCGCCGACTATCCCGAGGTGTGGGCTGCGGCCGGGCACGCGAAGACCGTCTTCCCGACGACGTTCGACGAGCTCGTCCGCATCACGGGCGGGACGCCCCGCGCCGTCGAGCCCGCCGAGGCCGGCGCCCGGGAGACCGGCGCCGCCTGA
- the galK gene encoding galactokinase, with amino-acid sequence MTDAALALDAFAQWYGRRAAGVWSAPGRVNLIGEHTDYNDGFVFPFGLDRRTQVALGDRDDRVIRVASAFAPEAVSLHLDELSPDAVSGWAAYPLGVVWALREFGADLSQVRGVDLHLTSDVPVGAGLSSSAALECAVALALNEHWGLGFDRPTLAKVGRLAENRVVGAPTGILDQSASLLAETDAGVFLDCRSLDAEVIPLRFAEEDLEVLVVDTHVEHAHATGGYAARRASCEQGARVLGVESLRDVHVDDLPRAAELLDDETFRRVRHVVTENQRVLDTVRTLRERGPSAIGTLLDASHVSMRDDFEISVPELDLAVETSQRHGAVGARMTGGGFGGSAIALVAKPLVPAVSEAVLTAFAERGFRAPTVFTVSPSQGARRDV; translated from the coding sequence ATGACCGACGCCGCGCTCGCGCTCGACGCGTTCGCACAGTGGTACGGCCGGCGGGCCGCCGGGGTGTGGAGCGCACCCGGACGGGTCAACCTGATCGGCGAGCACACCGACTACAACGACGGCTTCGTCTTCCCGTTCGGCCTCGACCGGCGCACCCAGGTCGCGCTCGGCGACCGCGACGACCGGGTCATCCGCGTGGCGTCGGCGTTCGCGCCCGAGGCGGTGTCGCTGCACCTCGACGAGCTCTCCCCCGACGCTGTGAGCGGCTGGGCGGCGTACCCGCTCGGCGTGGTGTGGGCGCTCCGCGAGTTCGGCGCCGACCTGTCGCAGGTCCGCGGCGTCGACCTCCACCTCACCTCCGACGTGCCGGTCGGCGCCGGCCTGTCGTCGTCGGCCGCGCTCGAGTGCGCGGTCGCGCTCGCCCTGAACGAGCACTGGGGCCTCGGCTTCGACCGGCCGACGCTCGCGAAGGTGGGCCGGCTCGCGGAGAACCGGGTCGTGGGCGCTCCGACGGGCATCCTCGACCAGTCGGCGTCGCTCCTCGCGGAGACCGACGCGGGCGTGTTCCTCGACTGCCGCAGCCTCGACGCCGAGGTCATCCCGCTCCGCTTCGCGGAGGAGGACCTCGAGGTGCTGGTGGTCGACACGCACGTCGAGCACGCGCACGCGACGGGTGGCTACGCCGCCCGCCGCGCGTCGTGCGAGCAGGGCGCCCGCGTCCTCGGCGTCGAGTCGCTCCGCGACGTGCACGTGGACGACCTTCCGCGGGCGGCCGAGCTCCTCGACGACGAGACGTTCCGTCGGGTCCGGCATGTCGTCACCGAGAACCAGCGCGTGCTCGACACCGTGCGAACGCTGCGCGAGCGCGGGCCGTCGGCGATCGGCACCCTGCTGGATGCCTCGCACGTGTCGATGCGCGACGACTTCGAGATCTCGGTGCCCGAGCTCGACCTCGCGGTCGAGACGTCGCAGCGGCACGGCGCCGTCGGCGCCCGCATGACGGGCGGCGGCTTCGGCGGCTCGGCGATCGCGCTCGTCGCGAAGCCGCTCGTGCCGGCCGTGAGCGAGGCGGTGCTCACGGCGTTCGCCGAGCGCGGGTTCCGCGCGCCGACCGTGTTCACCGTCTCGCCGTCGCAGGGCGCGCGGCGGGACGTCTGA
- the galT gene encoding galactose-1-phosphate uridylyltransferase gives MTDLDPRIAVRRSRLADGRELLYFDDADTTLGAERAIDARELDPRPATASMRQDPLTGDWISIAANRQNRVFLPPANLDPLAPQTPGNPSEIPSRYDVAVFENKSPSFGPGLADDDWSPAAALEATRGIGLERSLPSIGRCEVVCFSPEHEGSFGTQRVSRARTVIEAWAQRTAELSALPGVQQVFPFENRGEAIGVTLGHPHGQIYSYPYITPRTQRLLDAIDAYGPTLMADIVERELAGPRVLLRGEHWSAYVPFAARWPIEVHIVPHRHVPDFAETTLAERDELARVYLRLLRGVDALYDTPTPYIAAWHQAPVHERRDDVRLTLQLTSPRRAADKLKFLAGSEAAMGAWIGDVTPEAQAEALRTAIEGVHV, from the coding sequence GTGACCGACCTGGACCCTCGCATCGCGGTGCGCCGCTCGCGCCTCGCCGACGGCCGCGAACTGCTCTACTTCGACGACGCCGACACCACGCTCGGAGCCGAGCGGGCGATCGACGCCCGCGAGCTCGACCCGAGGCCCGCGACCGCGAGCATGCGCCAGGACCCGCTCACCGGCGACTGGATCTCCATCGCCGCGAACCGGCAGAACCGCGTCTTCCTGCCGCCCGCGAACCTCGACCCGCTCGCCCCGCAGACGCCGGGCAACCCGTCCGAGATCCCGAGCCGCTACGACGTCGCCGTGTTCGAGAACAAGTCCCCCTCCTTCGGGCCCGGGCTCGCCGACGACGACTGGTCGCCGGCCGCCGCCCTCGAGGCGACCCGCGGCATCGGCCTCGAGCGGAGCCTGCCGTCGATCGGCCGCTGCGAGGTCGTCTGCTTCTCCCCCGAGCACGAGGGCTCGTTCGGCACGCAGCGCGTCTCCCGCGCGCGCACCGTGATCGAGGCGTGGGCCCAGCGCACCGCGGAGCTCTCCGCCCTCCCCGGCGTACAGCAGGTCTTCCCGTTCGAGAACCGGGGCGAGGCGATCGGCGTCACGCTCGGCCACCCGCACGGCCAGATCTACTCCTACCCGTACATCACGCCGCGCACCCAGCGTCTGCTCGACGCGATCGACGCCTACGGCCCGACGCTCATGGCCGACATCGTCGAGCGCGAACTCGCCGGACCTCGGGTGCTCCTGCGGGGCGAGCACTGGAGCGCGTACGTGCCGTTCGCCGCGCGCTGGCCCATCGAGGTCCACATCGTGCCGCACCGGCACGTGCCCGACTTCGCCGAGACGACCCTCGCCGAGCGCGACGAGCTCGCCAGGGTCTACCTCCGCCTCCTCCGCGGCGTCGACGCGCTCTACGACACGCCCACGCCGTACATCGCGGCATGGCACCAGGCGCCCGTGCATGAGCGCCGCGACGACGTGCGCCTCACGCTGCAGCTCACCAGCCCGCGCCGCGCCGCCGACAAGCTGAAGTTCCTCGCCGGCTCCGAGGCGGCCATGGGCGCCTGGATCGGCGACGTCACGCCCGAGGCGCAGGCCGAGGCGCTCCGCACCGCGATCGAAGGGGTTCACGTATGA
- a CDS encoding DeoR/GlpR family DNA-binding transcription regulator, with protein sequence MSEPLDATGRRELALALVAERGFVRVADLAAAFGVTPVTARADLDALERGGAIRRVHGGAVPAGEARPARPEREPTFEEALETSVRPRRAIGEAAAAHVRSGQSLILDVGTTTLQVARALRARTDLEDVTVFTNGLSIALELEPEIPRFTVIVTGGTLRPKQHSLVHPLAGSMLDEVHVDLAVIGCNGVDAVHGVTNANLPEAQVKTLMLRAAARAIVVADAAKLGEVHLGRIAPVDAFGLLITDASAPDVLVDELEERGLRVELAGTASAPAARDGAGHPTP encoded by the coding sequence ATGTCCGAGCCCCTCGACGCCACCGGCCGGCGGGAACTCGCGCTCGCCCTCGTCGCCGAACGCGGGTTCGTGCGCGTCGCCGACCTCGCCGCCGCCTTCGGCGTGACCCCGGTGACGGCTCGGGCCGACCTCGACGCACTCGAGCGCGGCGGTGCCATCCGCCGCGTCCACGGCGGAGCCGTCCCCGCCGGCGAGGCCCGGCCGGCCCGACCCGAACGCGAGCCGACCTTCGAGGAAGCGCTCGAGACCTCGGTGCGACCCCGCCGGGCGATCGGAGAAGCGGCGGCCGCGCACGTCCGCAGCGGTCAGAGCCTCATCCTCGACGTCGGAACCACCACGCTGCAGGTCGCCCGAGCCCTCCGCGCGCGCACCGACCTCGAAGACGTCACGGTCTTCACCAACGGGCTCTCGATCGCGCTCGAGCTCGAGCCCGAGATCCCCCGCTTCACCGTCATCGTCACGGGCGGCACGCTCCGGCCCAAACAGCATTCGCTGGTGCATCCCCTCGCCGGCTCCATGCTCGACGAGGTGCACGTCGACCTCGCCGTGATCGGATGCAACGGCGTCGACGCCGTCCACGGGGTGACGAACGCCAACCTCCCCGAGGCGCAGGTGAAGACGCTGATGCTGCGCGCCGCCGCCCGCGCGATCGTCGTCGCCGACGCCGCGAAGCTCGGCGAGGTCCACCTCGGCCGCATCGCCCCGGTCGACGCGTTCGGGCTGCTGATCACGGATGCCTCCGCCCCCGACGTGCTCGTCGACGAGCTCGAGGAGCGCGGCCTGCGCGTGGAGCTCGCGGGCACCGCGTCGGCACCCGCGGCCCGTGACGGCGCGGGTCATCCGACGCCATAG
- a CDS encoding aldose 1-epimerase family protein — translation MTLPTGEQYVLETSTASGEVRATITAVAAALRTLSIDGIDLVPAYGEDQTPPSGAGIVLVPWPNRIRDGRWSHDGVDHQLAITEPKLNNAIHGLLRYTEYREVERERDSVTLAATVYPQAGYPYLLGTAVKYELVADGLKVTHYLENQGGEAAPVAVGTHPFLKIGDVPTDDLVLRLDAASHIEVDDRLLPTGEVPVAGTEWDFREGRRVGDVRLDDAFGELSSDEDGIIEHTLTAPDGREVSIWAEEEFGYVQVFTTREFPGEDGDTAIAVEPMTAPAEAFNSGRGLRWLDPGEEWRLSWGIRFRGFTPAD, via the coding sequence ATGACGCTGCCCACTGGCGAACAGTACGTGCTCGAGACCTCGACCGCGAGCGGCGAGGTCCGGGCGACGATCACGGCGGTCGCGGCCGCCCTGCGGACCCTCAGCATCGACGGCATCGACCTGGTTCCCGCGTACGGCGAAGACCAGACGCCGCCCTCGGGAGCCGGCATCGTCCTCGTGCCGTGGCCCAACCGCATCCGCGACGGCCGCTGGTCGCACGACGGGGTCGACCACCAGCTGGCGATCACCGAGCCGAAGCTGAACAACGCCATCCACGGGCTCCTGCGCTACACCGAGTACCGCGAGGTCGAGCGCGAGCGCGACTCCGTCACCCTGGCGGCGACGGTCTACCCCCAGGCCGGCTACCCCTACCTCCTCGGCACCGCCGTCAAGTACGAGCTCGTCGCCGACGGCCTGAAGGTCACCCACTACCTCGAGAATCAGGGCGGCGAGGCCGCGCCGGTCGCGGTCGGCACCCACCCGTTCCTGAAGATCGGCGACGTCCCGACCGACGACCTCGTGCTGCGTCTCGACGCGGCCAGCCACATCGAGGTCGACGACCGCCTGCTGCCCACGGGCGAGGTGCCGGTCGCCGGCACGGAGTGGGACTTCCGCGAGGGCCGCCGCGTGGGCGACGTGCGCCTCGACGACGCCTTCGGCGAGCTCTCGAGCGACGAGGACGGCATCATCGAGCACACGCTCACCGCGCCCGACGGCCGCGAGGTGTCGATCTGGGCGGAGGAGGAGTTCGGCTACGTCCAGGTCTTCACGACGCGCGAGTTCCCCGGAGAAGACGGCGACACCGCGATCGCCGTGGAGCCGATGACCGCGCCCGCCGAAGCGTTCAACTCCGGGCGCGGCCTGCGCTGGCTCGACCCGGGCGAGGAGTGGCGCCTGAGCTGGGGCATCCGCTTCCGCGGCTTCACGCCCGCGGACTAG
- a CDS encoding MarP family serine protease produces MTWSLLLDVVLVLVLLGALVNGFRAGLLRTAAGLAGLVAGGIAAYFVMPWAASLVPAPEWRVPAAIGAAIVLLAVGVWLGATLGRLLRSGAKAVKLGVLDRVLGAIGNTLVTAFVVALVASGVTALGVPVLSPAVAGSWVVRGIDQVTPAPAKTLMAELRTAAIGGALPWLGEVLGGPTVAPEAPSGSVDDPELAAAGASVVRITGTAFECGRSLSGSGFVAAPDRVVTNAHVVAGVDEPIVEAPGVGALPGRVVAFHPEVDLAVIAVDGLDVAPLALANERLDGAQAAIAGYPFGGPYQLRPAQVLTTAPLTIVEGGERSTREVTTLAAQVDHGNSGGPVLTFDGEVGGVVFAKSEDVANVGYAVPVSTLAPIAAGAPALDAPVDSGSCVR; encoded by the coding sequence ATGACCTGGAGTCTGCTCCTCGACGTCGTCCTCGTCCTCGTGCTCCTCGGCGCGCTCGTGAACGGCTTCCGTGCCGGCCTGCTCCGCACGGCGGCCGGCCTCGCGGGCCTTGTGGCCGGCGGCATCGCGGCGTACTTCGTGATGCCGTGGGCGGCGTCGCTCGTGCCCGCGCCGGAGTGGCGCGTCCCAGCGGCGATCGGCGCCGCGATCGTGCTGCTCGCGGTGGGGGTCTGGCTCGGCGCGACCCTCGGTCGGCTGCTGCGCTCCGGGGCGAAGGCCGTGAAGCTCGGCGTCCTCGACCGGGTGCTCGGCGCCATCGGCAACACCCTCGTCACCGCCTTCGTCGTCGCCCTCGTCGCGTCGGGTGTGACGGCGCTCGGCGTGCCGGTGCTCTCGCCGGCCGTGGCCGGATCCTGGGTGGTGCGCGGCATCGATCAGGTGACGCCCGCCCCCGCGAAGACGCTCATGGCCGAGCTCCGCACCGCGGCGATCGGCGGGGCGCTGCCCTGGCTCGGCGAGGTGCTCGGCGGCCCGACCGTCGCGCCGGAGGCGCCGTCGGGCTCGGTCGACGACCCCGAGCTCGCGGCGGCGGGCGCATCGGTGGTGCGGATCACGGGCACCGCGTTCGAGTGCGGCCGCAGCCTCTCGGGCTCGGGGTTCGTGGCGGCACCCGACCGGGTCGTGACGAACGCGCACGTCGTCGCAGGAGTGGACGAGCCCATCGTCGAGGCTCCCGGCGTCGGGGCGCTGCCGGGTCGAGTCGTGGCGTTCCATCCCGAGGTCGACCTCGCCGTCATCGCGGTGGACGGGCTCGACGTGGCGCCCCTGGCACTTGCGAACGAACGCCTCGACGGCGCCCAGGCGGCGATCGCGGGGTATCCGTTCGGAGGGCCGTACCAGCTGCGCCCCGCGCAGGTGCTGACCACCGCGCCGCTCACGATCGTGGAGGGCGGCGAGCGCTCGACGCGGGAGGTCACGACCCTCGCCGCGCAGGTCGATCACGGCAACTCGGGCGGACCGGTGCTCACCTTCGACGGCGAGGTCGGCGGGGTCGTCTTCGCCAAGAGCGAGGACGTCGCGAACGTCGGCTACGCCGTGCCGGTCTCGACGCTCGCGCCGATCGCGGCCGGCGCGCCCGCACTCGACGCCCCGGTCGATTCGGGGTCGTGCGTGCGCTGA
- a CDS encoding LLM class F420-dependent oxidoreductase yields MRVGMFLNYAGGFREAADEVAELEASGVDLIAVPEAYSFDAVSQLGFLAARTERMTLMSGILQLYTRTPTLTAMTAAGLDYVSGGRFELGIGASGPQVIEGFHGVGYDAPLGRTKELVEICRQVWRREPVVHDGRYYRIPLPEGEGTGLGKPLKLINHPVRDRIPITVAALGPKSVEQTAEIADGWLPMFFHPERAGDVWGEALAAGRARRSPDLGPLDVFASPALAITDRPERALAAVKPNLALYVGGMGARGKNFYNDLVASYGFADEARVIQDLYLEGRKAEAVAAVPDELVRAVSLIGSAGEVAERVAAFREAGVTTLTVTPLAESSADRIALMRAFRGLVG; encoded by the coding sequence ATGCGCGTCGGGATGTTCCTGAACTACGCGGGCGGATTCCGCGAGGCGGCCGACGAGGTCGCCGAGCTCGAGGCATCCGGCGTCGACCTCATCGCGGTGCCCGAGGCGTACTCCTTCGACGCCGTCAGCCAGCTCGGCTTCCTCGCGGCGCGGACCGAGCGGATGACCCTCATGTCCGGCATCCTCCAGCTCTACACCCGGACGCCCACGCTCACGGCCATGACGGCCGCCGGGCTCGACTACGTCTCCGGCGGGCGGTTCGAGCTCGGCATCGGGGCATCCGGGCCGCAGGTCATCGAGGGCTTCCACGGCGTCGGCTACGACGCCCCGCTCGGCCGCACGAAGGAGCTCGTCGAGATCTGCCGTCAGGTCTGGCGCCGCGAGCCCGTCGTGCACGACGGCCGGTACTACCGCATCCCGCTGCCCGAGGGTGAGGGCACCGGGCTCGGCAAGCCCCTGAAGCTGATCAACCACCCCGTCCGCGACCGCATCCCGATCACCGTCGCCGCCCTCGGCCCGAAGTCCGTCGAGCAGACGGCTGAGATCGCCGACGGCTGGCTGCCGATGTTCTTCCACCCCGAACGCGCCGGCGACGTCTGGGGCGAGGCGCTCGCCGCCGGGCGGGCCCGCCGCTCGCCCGACCTCGGGCCGCTCGACGTGTTCGCGAGCCCCGCGCTCGCGATCACCGACCGGCCGGAGCGCGCGCTCGCGGCCGTCAAGCCGAACCTCGCCCTCTACGTCGGCGGCATGGGCGCGCGCGGCAAGAACTTCTACAACGACCTCGTCGCGAGCTACGGCTTCGCCGACGAGGCGCGCGTCATCCAGGATCTCTACCTCGAGGGGCGGAAGGCCGAGGCCGTCGCGGCCGTGCCCGACGAGCTGGTGCGGGCCGTGTCGCTGATCGGCTCCGCGGGCGAGGTCGCCGAGCGGGTGGCCGCGTTCCGAGAGGCCGGCGTCACGACGTTGACGGTCACGCCGCTCGCCGAGTCGTCCGCCGACCGCATCGCGCTGATGCGCGCGTTCCGGGGGCTCGTGGGCTGA
- a CDS encoding ScyD/ScyE family protein — MTHRTLATAAAAAAAIALIAAATPAAAAPSIGTPEVRATGLAGPLGLAVDGSGRAVVTQHFGPGTLSLVDKRGAVTELAFAPADELSAPAAAGGAVVYAQTSPDHTQSDLYELSDGTTTWLGDLAAAEAELNPDGGQTYGFPDLPADCLDDFTAEHPPAAYPGLLDVHPYGSAIAGDTVYVADAGANAVWAVTDGVVSVAAVLPPSEPITATAELAGAFGYPACVAGEQFVPEAVPTDVEVAPDGRLLVTLLPGGPEDPSLGARGSLVAVDLGSGAVTTLATGLAGATNLAIAPNGDVYVAELFGGDGTGRVSVVRAGSGVAAPVIDLPSPGAVSIRAESLYVTTNVFADGELTVVPLKGAAHSRGR; from the coding sequence ATGACCCACCGCACCCTCGCGACCGCCGCGGCTGCTGCCGCGGCCATCGCCCTGATCGCCGCGGCGACGCCCGCGGCGGCCGCGCCCTCGATCGGCACGCCCGAGGTGCGTGCCACGGGACTCGCCGGACCACTCGGCCTCGCCGTCGACGGCAGCGGACGCGCCGTGGTCACCCAGCACTTCGGACCGGGCACGCTCAGCCTCGTCGACAAGCGGGGCGCCGTCACCGAGCTGGCCTTCGCACCGGCCGACGAGCTCAGCGCGCCCGCCGCCGCCGGAGGCGCGGTCGTCTACGCGCAGACCTCGCCGGACCACACGCAGTCCGACCTGTACGAGCTCTCGGACGGGACGACGACCTGGCTCGGCGACCTCGCCGCCGCCGAGGCCGAGCTCAACCCCGACGGCGGGCAGACCTATGGATTCCCCGATCTGCCGGCCGACTGCCTCGACGACTTCACGGCCGAGCACCCGCCCGCCGCGTACCCCGGCCTTCTCGACGTGCACCCGTACGGCAGCGCGATCGCGGGCGACACCGTCTACGTCGCCGACGCCGGTGCGAACGCCGTCTGGGCGGTCACGGACGGCGTGGTCTCCGTCGCCGCGGTGCTGCCGCCCAGCGAGCCGATCACCGCGACCGCCGAGCTAGCCGGGGCGTTCGGCTACCCGGCGTGCGTCGCGGGCGAGCAGTTCGTCCCTGAGGCCGTGCCGACGGATGTGGAGGTCGCCCCCGACGGGCGCCTCCTCGTCACCCTCCTCCCGGGCGGCCCGGAGGATCCGTCGCTCGGCGCCCGCGGCTCGCTCGTCGCCGTGGACCTCGGCTCGGGAGCGGTCACCACGCTCGCGACCGGCCTCGCGGGCGCCACGAACCTCGCCATCGCCCCGAACGGAGACGTGTACGTCGCCGAGCTCTTCGGCGGGGACGGCACGGGACGCGTCTCGGTGGTGCGCGCCGGCAGCGGCGTCGCCGCGCCCGTCATCGATCTGCCGAGCCCCGGCGCCGTCTCCATCCGCGCCGAGTCGCTCTACGTGACGACGAACGTCTTCGCGGACGGCGAGCTCACGGTGGTGCCGCTGAAGGGCGCCGCGCACAGCCGGGGGCGCTGA